One Acinetobacter pullicarnis genomic region harbors:
- the der gene encoding ribosome biogenesis GTPase Der: protein MKPVIALIGRPNVGKSTIFNQITKSRDALVADFAGLTRDRKYGDAVFQNKSFIVVDTGGIGESEAGIDAYMAEQSKTAIHEADIIVFVVDARAGLLASDEQIAREIRTLGKKVYLVANKVDGVHAEAAVVEFYQLGFGEPMHVAASHGRGIAQMLEDVLADIPEDEDQSELDKNSGLRMAIIGRPNVGKSTLVNRLLGEDRVVVFDMPGTTRDSIYIPFERNERKYTLIDTAGVRRKGKVDEMIEKFSIVKTLQAIKDAHVVVVVLDAREGVVEQDLHLIGYALEAGRAMVIAINKWDNMTEYDRAQCKLDIERRFDFIPWAKVHLISALHGTGVGDLYPSIHRAYESSNLKVSPSKLTQILSDATEAHQPPMVNGRRIKMRYAHMGGQNPPTIVVHGNKVDKVSADYRRYLENVFRKVYKLEGTPVRIDFKTSENPFEGRKTELNERVAARRRRYVQKFKKAEKKFKR from the coding sequence ATGAAACCCGTTATTGCGCTCATTGGTCGCCCCAACGTCGGAAAATCAACAATATTTAACCAGATTACCAAGAGTCGTGATGCGCTTGTTGCTGACTTTGCTGGTCTAACCCGTGACCGTAAATATGGTGATGCGGTTTTTCAAAATAAATCTTTTATCGTGGTCGACACTGGCGGTATTGGTGAAAGTGAAGCTGGCATTGATGCCTATATGGCAGAGCAGTCAAAAACCGCGATTCACGAAGCAGATATCATTGTATTTGTTGTCGATGCGCGTGCTGGACTGTTGGCTTCTGATGAACAAATTGCACGTGAAATCAGAACGCTTGGTAAGAAAGTTTATCTTGTTGCCAACAAGGTTGATGGCGTACACGCTGAAGCAGCCGTCGTTGAGTTTTACCAACTTGGTTTTGGTGAGCCGATGCATGTTGCTGCAAGTCATGGTCGTGGTATTGCACAGATGCTCGAAGATGTATTGGCCGACATTCCAGAAGACGAAGATCAATCTGAACTTGATAAAAACAGTGGTTTACGTATGGCGATCATTGGTCGCCCCAACGTCGGTAAATCAACTTTGGTGAACCGTTTATTGGGTGAAGATCGGGTGGTGGTCTTTGATATGCCAGGAACCACACGCGACTCAATTTATATTCCGTTTGAACGAAATGAGCGTAAATACACGCTCATTGATACCGCAGGTGTGCGTCGTAAAGGTAAAGTTGATGAAATGATTGAGAAGTTCTCAATCGTGAAAACTTTACAAGCGATTAAAGATGCGCATGTTGTGGTGGTGGTACTTGATGCACGTGAAGGCGTGGTTGAGCAAGATTTACATTTAATTGGTTATGCGCTTGAAGCTGGGCGTGCCATGGTGATCGCCATTAACAAATGGGACAACATGACTGAATATGACCGTGCCCAATGTAAACTTGATATTGAGCGTCGTTTTGACTTTATTCCTTGGGCTAAAGTGCATTTGATTTCGGCATTACACGGCACGGGTGTGGGTGATCTTTATCCTTCAATCCACCGCGCCTATGAGTCATCTAACTTAAAAGTGTCACCATCGAAGTTAACCCAGATCTTAAGTGATGCGACTGAAGCACATCAACCACCAATGGTGAATGGTCGTCGTATTAAAATGCGTTATGCGCATATGGGCGGACAGAATCCACCGACGATCGTGGTACATGGTAATAAAGTAGATAAAGTTTCAGCTGATTATCGTCGTTACTTAGAAAACGTATTCCGTAAAGTGTATAAGCTCGAAGGTACGCCTGTTCGAATTGACTTTAAGACCTCTGAGAACCCATTTGAAGGGCGTAAAACAGAACTTAACGAACGTGTGGCTGCGCGTCGTCGTCGCTATGTACAGAAATTCAAGAAAGCTGAGAAGAAATTTAAGCGTTAA
- a CDS encoding 4'-phosphopantetheinyl transferase family protein, with protein sequence MNSIQIFVQPLTQLLPQSRQDFAVFSEFNHYKKQTIHQHRLDLISTYLATGLQPSDFARTDFGKPYLPNFPDIAFNHSHSQQHYALGLSRQVKDLGVDIEDLGRKVRFDALAQHAFHAEEYQQWQACDEDPNYWFKVWTCKEAVLKASGLGIRMSLNQLQTQCDPTQDRGICQHPDLGVFAYQHLYFAHAMLTVAWRIEAVGEDLDFPKIELVEK encoded by the coding sequence ATGAACAGTATTCAAATTTTTGTACAGCCATTGACTCAATTGCTGCCGCAATCTCGACAGGATTTTGCGGTATTTAGCGAATTTAATCATTATAAAAAACAGACCATTCATCAGCATCGATTAGACCTGATCAGTACCTATTTGGCGACAGGCTTACAGCCTAGCGATTTTGCACGAACAGATTTTGGTAAACCTTATTTGCCCAATTTCCCAGATATCGCATTTAATCACTCACATAGCCAACAGCATTATGCCTTGGGGTTGTCCCGACAGGTCAAAGACCTTGGGGTGGATATTGAAGACTTGGGGCGTAAAGTCCGTTTTGATGCCTTGGCACAACATGCTTTTCATGCTGAGGAATATCAGCAATGGCAAGCCTGCGATGAAGACCCGAACTATTGGTTTAAAGTCTGGACCTGTAAAGAAGCGGTACTTAAAGCGTCTGGTCTTGGTATTCGCATGAGTCTAAATCAATTACAAACGCAGTGTGATCCAACGCAGGATCGGGGTATTTGTCAGCACCCAGACTTAGGCGTGTTTGCCTATCAACATTTATATTTTGCGCATGCCATGCTGACGGTGGCTTGGCGGATCGAAGCGGTGGGAGAGGATTTAGACTTTCCAAAGATTGAACTTGTGGAGAAATGA